Proteins encoded within one genomic window of Platichthys flesus chromosome 17, fPlaFle2.1, whole genome shotgun sequence:
- the LOC133972171 gene encoding chromodomain-helicase-DNA-binding protein 4-like isoform X6 — MSGSEDERDEYEAPEERILHDDDEDEISESETPKVKKKKKAKKSRESKGSKRRSRREELPVSSPEHMEVGVSEEVEGGVAVQRTDSEGSDYTPGRKKKKRASSGKEKKRSSSGAERSSSKKKEPEPEPEEDDDDDDDDSSEPKSSSQLLDDWGMEDIDHVFTEEDYRSLTNYKAFSQFVRPLIAAKNPKIAVSKMMMVLGAKWREFSTNNPLRGAAAANAALATANVPAAVDNMVAEVVPIAPPPPPPVEPPPPPAPPLRKAKTKEGKGPNARKKTKSTAKPQEKKNLAKTKKVAPLKIKLGGFNSKRKRSSSEEDEPEVDSDFEDGSMNSVSVSEGSNSRSSRTKKKQSSKSKPKKKKAEEGDGYETDHQDYCEVCQQGGEIILCDTCPRAYHMVCLDPDMEKAPEGTWSCPHCEKEGIQWEAREDVSEAEEDAVEAEMEEDDHHMEFCRVCKDGGELLCCDSCPSSYHIHCLNPPLPEIPNGEWICPRCTCAPMKGKIQKILTWRWGAPPSPTPVPRTPELAADAPDPSPLAGRPDREFFAKWANMSYWHCSWVTELQLELHCQVMFRNYQRKNDMDEPPPIDSGEAEETKSLKRKSKDPMYAQLEEKYLRFGIKMEWLMIHRIINHSLDRKNNIHYLIKWRELAYDQATWEADDMDVPEFDHYKVQYWHHRELMMGDEGRPGKKIKVKGRVKRPDRPPENPVIDPTIKFEKQPEYLDSTGGNLHPYQLEGLNWLRFSWAQGTDTILADEMGLGKTVQTAVFLSSLYKEGHSKGPFLVSAPLSTIINWEREFEMWAPDLYVVTYVGDKDSRAVIRENEFSYEDNAIRGGKKASRMKKDSAVKFHVLLTSYELITIDSAILGSIDWACLVVDEAHRLKNNQSKFFRILNNYPLQHKLLLTGTPLQNNLEELFHLLNFLTPLRFSNLEGFLEEFADIAKEDQIKKLHDMLGPHMLRRLKADVFKHMPSKTELILRVELSPMQKKYYKFILTKNFEALNTKGGGNQVSLLNVVMDLKKCCNHPYLFPAAAMEAPKMPNGMYDGGALVKGAGKLTLLQKMMRKLKNGGHRVLIFSQMTKMLDLLEDFLENEGYKYERIDGGITGGMRQEAIDRFNAPGAQQFAFLLSTRAGGLGINLATADTVVIYDSDWNPHNDIQAFSRAHRIGQNKKVMIYRFVTKASVEERITQVAKKKMMLTHLVVRPGLGSKTGSMSKQELDDILKFGTEQLFKDELEGFHRSTNKEYVATPEDSSIIHYDDKAIDRLLDRDQSATDDTELQSMNEYLSSFKVAQYVVKDEEEEEEEVQREIIKQEESVDPDYWEKLLRHHYEQQQEDLARNLGKGKRIRKQVNYNDGSQEDRGRRADWQDDQSDGQSDYSVASEEGDEDFDERSEANSRRPNRKGLRNDKDKPLPPLLARVGGNIEVLGFNSRQRKAFLNAVMRYGMPPQDAFTTQWLVRDLRGKSEKEFKAYVSLFMRHLCEPGADGAETFADGVPREGLSRQHVLTRIGVMSLIRKKVQEFEHVNGQWSMPWMAELEENKRAAAQPESPGKTPSTGTPADTQPNTPAPVDESIKIDEALKEGEKEVKRELEAEKNSKEPVKVTDEVIAIPDDDEKSPPAAEEEEEKKNGEEPMETDKPIKGDAETVKEKEGEKEEKKEKKEKEGESEKKSPEAAEESKSPSEEKTDAAEVKPEDLEVKAEEKKEDKNEKMETTSAADEKKAETKEEKETPKEEAAAKLQNGESKEGAAPTPSTPTATAATAATAAAAPPTPAAAAAVSEEKKKAKSRFMFNIADGGFTELHSLWQNEERAATVTKKTNEIWHRRHDYWLLAGIIQHGYARWQDIQNDVKFAILNEPFKGEMSRGNFLEIKNKFLARRFKLLEQALVIEEQLRRAAYLNMSEDPSHPSMALNTRFSEVECLAESHQHLSKESMSGNKPANAVLHKVLKQLEELLSDMKADVTRLPATIARIPPVAVRLQMSERNILSRLASRGPEAQTQAQTQQMSQQ; from the exons ATGTCTGGAAGCGAGGACGAGCGGGATGAGTACGAAGCCCCGGAGGAGCGGATACTGCACG ATGACGATGAGGATGAGATCTCAGAGAGCGAGACTccgaaggtgaagaagaagaaaaaggccaagaagagcagagagagtaAAGGCAGCAAGAGGCGGTCGCGCAGagag GAACTCCCTGTCAGCTCCCCGGAGCACATGGAGGTCGGTGTGTCGGAGGAGGTGGAAGGTGGTGTCGCTGTGCAGCGCACGGACAGCGAGGGCAGCGACTACACTCCAGGgcgcaagaagaagaagagggccAGCAGTggcaaggagaagaagaggagcagctccgGGGCCGAGCGGAGCTCCTCCAAGAAGAAGGAGCCGGAGCCCGAGCCCGAGGAAGACGATGATGACGACGATGACGACAGCTCG GAGCCAAAGTCTTCATCCCAGCTGCTGGATGACTGGGGAATGGAGGACATCGACCACGTCTTCACTGAGGAGGACTACCGCTCACTGACCAACTACAAGGCCTTCAGCCAGTTCGTCAG GCCTCTCATTGCAGCCAAGAACCCCAAGATCGCGGTGTCCAAGATGATGATGGTTCTGGGCGCCAAGTGGCGCGAGTTCAGCACCAACAACCCGCTCAGGGGGGCCGCAGCTGCCAACGCCGCCCTGGCCACCGCCAACGTACCTGCCGCTGTGGACAACATGGTAGCAGAGGTTGTCCCGATTGCCCCCCCACCTCCGCCCCCAGTAGAGCCCCCGCCACCGCCTGCACCGCCGCTACGGAAGGCCAAGACCAAGGAAGGCAAAG GACCCAACGCCCGCAAGAAGACAAAATCTACAGCGAAGcctcaagagaaaaaaaatctggccAAGACCAAGAAAGTGGCTCCTCTCAAAATCAAACTCGGAGGCTTCAACAGCAAAAGGAAACGCTCGTCG aGCGAAGAGGACGAGCCCGAAGTAGACAGCGACTTCGAGGACGGCAGCATGAACAGTGTGTCCGTCTCAGAGGGATCGAACAGTCGCAGCAGCAGAACCAAAAAGAAGCAGTCGTCCAAGAGCAAacccaagaagaagaaag CTGAGGAGGGAGACGGGTATGAGACGGACCACCAGGATTACTGCGAGGTGTGTCAGCAGGGCGGCGAGATCATCCTGTGTGACACGTGTCCCCGAGCGTACCACATGGTCTGCCTGGACCCCGACATGGAGAAGGCGCCCGAGGGCACCTGGAGCTGCCCACACTGT GAGAAGGAGGGCATCCAGTGGGAGGCCAGGGAGGACGTCTCCGAGGCCGAGGAGGACGCCGTCGAGGCCGAGATGGAGGAGGACGACCACCACATGGAGTTCTGCAGGGTCTGCAAGGACGGAGGAGAGCTGCTCTGCTGCGACTCGTGCCCCTCGTCCTACCACATCCACTGCCTCAACCCGCCGCTCCCGGAGATCCCCAACGGAGAGTGGATCTGCCCGCGCTGCACA tgtGCCCCCATGAAGGGGAAGATCCAGAAGATCCTGACTTGGCGTTGGggcgcccccccctcccccacacctGTCCCTCGCACCCCGGAGCTCGCAGCCGACGCCCCCGACCCCTCGCCGCTGGCAGGGCGGCCGGACCGGGAGTTCTTCGCCAAGTGGGCCAACATGTCGTACTGGCACTGCTCCTGGGTCACAGAGCTCCAG ctgGAGCTCCACTGCCAGGTGATGTTCAGGAACTACCAGAGGAAGAACGACATGGACGAGCCGCCGCCCATCGACTCGGGCGAAGCGGAGGAGACCAAGAGCTTGAAAAGGAAAAGCAAGGACCCCATGTACgcccagctggaggagaagtaCCTCCGCTTCGGGATCAAGATGGAGTGGCTGATGATCCACCGCATCATCAACCACAG TCTGGACAGAAAGAACAACATCCACTACCTGATCAAGTGGCGCGAGCTGGCGTACGACCAGGCCACGTGGGAGGCCGACGACATGGACGTCCCCGAGTTTGACCATTACAAAGTGCAGTACTGGCACCACAG gGAGCTGATGATGGGAGACGAGGGGAGACCCGGCAAGAAGATCAAGGTCAAAGGACGAGTCAAGCGTCCGGACAGGCCTCCAGAGAACCCCGTCATAGAC CCGACGATAAAGTTTGAGAAGCAGCCGGAGTACCTGGACAGCACGGGGGGGAACCTGCACCCCTACCAGCTGGAGGGTCTGAACTGGCTGCGGTTCTCCTGGGCTCAGGGCACCGACACCATCCTGGCTGACGAGATGGGGCTGGGGAAGACGGTGCAGACGGCCGTCTTCCTGTCCTCGCTGTACAAAGAG GGCCACTCCAAGGGGCCGTTCCTGGTCAGCGCGCCGCTCTCCACCATCATCAACTGGGAGCGAGAGTTTGAGATGTGGGCGCCCGACCTTTACGTGGTGACATACGTTGGAGACAAAGACAGCAGGGCCGTGATCCGAGAGAACGAGTTCTCCTACGAGGACAACGCCATCCGAGGAGGGAAGAAGGCCTCCAGGATGAAG AAAGACTCAGCTGTCAAGTTCCACGTCCTGCTGACGTCCTACGAGCTGATCACCATCGACAGTGCGATCCTGGGCTCCATCGACTGGGCCTGCCTGGTGGTGGATGAGGCTCACAGGCTGAAGAACAACCAGTCCAAG TTTTTCCGGATATTGAACAACTACCCTCTGCagcacaagctgctgctgacaggAACTCCTCTGCAGAACAACCTGGAGGAGCTTTTCCACTTGCTCAACTTCCTCACACCTCTGCGGTTCAG TAACCTGGAAGGCTTCCTGGAGGAGTTCGCCGACATCGCCAAGGAGGACCAGATCAAGAAGCTGCACGACATGCTGGGTCCACACATGCTCAGGAGGCTGAAGGCCGACGTCTTCAAGCACATGCCCTCCAAGACCGAGCTCATCCTGCGAGTGGAGCTCAGCCCCATGCAGAA GAAGTACTACAAATTCATCCTGACGAAAAACTTTGAGGCCCTGAACACCAAAGGTGGAGGAAACCAGGTTTCTCTGCTCAACGTGGTCATGGACCTGAAGAAATGCTGCAACCACCCCTACCTCTTCCCTGCGGCCGCTATG GAAGCTCCAAAGATGCCCAACGGGATGTACGACGGCGGCGCTCTGGTTAAAGGAGCCGGGAAACTGACGCTGCTGCAGAAGATGATGAGGAAGCTGAAGAACGGAGGTCACAGAGTTCTCATCTTCTCACAG ATGACCAAGATGTTGGACCTGCTGGAGGACTTCCTGGAGAACGAGGGCTACAAGTACGAGAGGATTGACGGAGGAATCACCGGCGGGATGAGGCAGGAAGCCATCGACCGCTTCAACG CTCCTGGAGCCCAGCAGTTTGCCTTCCTGCTCTCAACCAGAGCCGGAGGTCTGGGTATCAACTTGGCCACGGCCGACACCGTCGTGATCTACGACTCCGACTGGAACCCTCACAACGACATCCAG GCCTTCAGCCGAGCTCATCGTATCGGTCAGAACAAGAAGGTGATGATCTACCGCTTCGTTACCAAGgcctctgtggaggagaggatcACTCAG GTCGccaagaagaagatgatgctGACTCACCTGGTGGTCAGACCTGGCCTCGGGTCCAAGACCGGCTCGATGTCCAAACAGGAGCTGGACGACATCCTGAAGTTCGGAACCGAGCAGCTCTTCAAGGACGAGTTGGAAG GTTTCCACAGGTCTACAAACAAGGAATATGTGGCCACCCCCGAGGACAGCAGCATCATTCACTACGACGACAAGGCCATCGACCGCCTGCTGGACCGAGACCAGAGCGCCACCGACGACACGGAGCTGCAGAGCATGAACGAGTACCTGAGCTCCTTCAAGGTGGCTCAGTACGTGGtgaaagacgaggaggaggag gaggaggaggtgcagcggGAGATCATCAAGCAGGAGGAGAGCGTGGATCCGGACTACTGGGAGAAGCTGCTGCGTCACCACtacgagcagcagcaggaggatctGGCCCGGAACCTCGGCAAAGGCAAACGAATCCGCAAGCAGGTCAACTACAACGACGGCTCGCAGGAAGACCGAGGTAGGAGAG CTGATTGGCAGGATGACCAATCCGACGGCCAATCGGATTACTCGGTGGCCTCGGAGGAAGGAGACGAGGACTTTGACGAGCGATCAGAAG CCAACTCCCGCAGGCCGAACAGGAAGGGCCTCAGGAACGACAAAGACAAACCACTGCCCCCCCTGCTGGCCAGGGTGGGAGGCAACATCGAG GTGTTGGGTTTCAACTCTCGGCAGAGGAAGGCCTTCCTGAACGCAGTGATGCGTTATGGGATGCCTCCTCAGGATGCCTTCACCACCCAGTGGCTGGTCCGAGACCTGCGAGGGAAGTCTGAGAAGGAGTTCAA gGCCTACGTCTCTCTGTTCATGCGTCACCTCTGTGAACCGGGAGCCGACGGCGCCGAGACCTTCGCCGACGGCGTCCCCAGGGAAGGGTTGTCCCGGCAACACGTCCTCACCCGTATCGGCGTGATGTCGCTGATTCGAAAGAAG GTGCAGGAGTTTGAGCACGTGAACGGTCAGTGGTCGATGCCCTGGATGgccgagctggaggagaacaagAGGGCGGCGGCTCAGCCCGAGTCGCCCGGGAAGACCCCGTCCACCGGAACCCCCGCTGACACGCAGCCCAACACTCCTGCtccag ttgaCGAGTCGATAAAGATCGACGAGGCTttgaaggaaggagagaaggaggtgaagagagagctCGAGGCAGAAAAGAACAGCAAAGAGCCGGTGAAGGTGACGGACGAG GTGATCGCGATTCCAGACGATGACGAGAAGAGTCCTCCAGCagccgaggaagaggaggagaagaagaacggGGAGGAGCCCATGGAAACAGACAAACCGATCAAAGGAGACGCAGAGAccgtgaaggagaaggagggcgagaaggaggagaagaaggagaagaaggagaaggaaggcGAGAGCGAGAAGAAGAGTCCGGAGGCAGCGGAGGAATCAAAGTCTCCTTCAGAGGAAAAGACGGACGCAGCAGAGGTCAAACCTGAGgacctggaggtcaaag cagaagaaaagaaagaagacaagAACGAAAAGATGGAAACAACTTCGGCTGCAGACGAGAAGAAAG CGGAAacgaaggaggagaaggagactccgaaggaggaggcggcggccaAACTGCAGAACGGAGAGAGCAAGGAGGGCGccgcccccaccccctccacccccactgCCACTGCTGCAACCGCTGCCACCGCCgccgctgccccccccacccccgccgcTGCTGCAGCCGTCagcgaggagaagaagaaggcgaAGAGCAGGTTCATGTTCAACATCGCAGACGGAGGAttcacag agtTACACTCGCTGTGGCAGAACGAGGAGCGCGCTGCCACGGTGACCAAGAAAACCAACGAGATCTGGCATCGCCGCCACGACTACTGGCTGCTGGCCGGCATCATACA ACACGGCTACGCTCGCTGGCAGGACATCCAGAACGACGTGAAGTTCGCCATCCTCAACGAGCCCTTCAAGGGCGAGATGAGCCGGGGCAACTTCCTGGAGATCAAGAACAAGTTCCTCGCCAGACGCTTCAAG ctgttgGAGCAGGCGCTGGTGATCGAGGAGCAGCTGCGCCGCGCCGCCTACCTCAACATGTCGGAGGACCCCTCCCACCCCTCCATGGCGCTCAACACGCGCTTCAGCGAGGTGGAGTGTCTGGCCGAGTCGCACCAGCACCTCAGCAAAGAGTCCATGTCCGGGAACAAGCCGGCCAACGCCGTCCTGCACAAAG tgctgAAGCAGCTGGAAGAGCTGCTGAGTGACATGAAGGCAGACGTGACCCGCCTCCCAGCGACCATCGCACGGATACCGCCGGTCGCTGTGCGGCTCCAGATGTCAGAGAGGAACATCCTGAGCCGGCTGGCCAGCAGGGGGCCCGAGGCAcagacacaggcacagacacaacag atgTCGCAGCAGTGA